A single window of Candidatus Rhabdochlamydia oedothoracis DNA harbors:
- a CDS encoding acetyltransferase, whose translation MIREFLISHFPNMKKVLIDPEASNKRAIHVYQKAGFKIIGEFIASWHPVPHYQMELYMENLVNPKKKIGA comes from the coding sequence ATGATTCGGGAATTTTTGATTAGCCATTTTCCAAATATGAAAAAGGTTCTGATCGATCCCGAAGCCTCCAATAAACGAGCCATCCACGTATATCAGAAAGCCGGCTTTAAGATCATCGGGGAGTTTATTGCGAGCTGGCATCCTGTTCCCCATTACCAAATGGAGCTTTACATGGAAAACTTAGTGAATCCCAAAAAGAAAATCGGAGCATAA
- a CDS encoding TipAS antibiotic-recognition domain-containing protein has protein sequence MKDKEMFDGFNIGLVKLKEGQPYSQAEKIVVQSVKNPTKNAEDVEKRGKAYYDNIVKTAHALFKELGHCIEKGLDPADGEVQKIIKKHHAFAEQTHSATQEVYKAMAQLYAEHPEFRKQLDPFHPELAVFMAEAMKIFADRELS, from the coding sequence ATGAAAGACAAAGAAATGTTCGATGGCTTCAACATCGGGTTAGTCAAGCTGAAGGAAGGACAGCCTTACTCTCAAGCTGAAAAAATAGTAGTCCAAAGTGTAAAAAACCCCACCAAAAACGCTGAAGACGTTGAGAAGCGGGGCAAAGCCTATTACGATAACATCGTCAAAACGGCTCATGCTCTCTTTAAAGAACTGGGTCATTGCATCGAAAAGGGATTGGATCCTGCAGATGGCGAAGTGCAAAAGATTATCAAAAAGCATCACGCCTTTGCAGAACAAACCCATTCTGCAACGCAGGAAGTGTACAAAGCGATGGCTCAATTGTATGCAGAACATCCTGAGTTCAGAAAACAGCTGGATCCCTTTCATCCAGAATTGGCTGTCTTTATGGCAGAGGCAATGAAAATATTTGCTGATCGAGAGCTATCCTAA
- a CDS encoding GNAT family N-acetyltransferase, with product MKQLRPHLTDEQAFVEQVQRQLAEGYHLVYCQDGGEARAIAGFRFLEFLAWGKVLYIDDLITDSETRRSGHGGKLLKWVIEQGKKAKCDQIHLDSGPQRHDAHRLYLNHGFKIIGHHFALEPV from the coding sequence ATGAAGCAACTGCGACCTCATTTGACGGATGAACAGGCATTTGTCGAGCAAGTCCAGCGTCAACTAGCTGAAGGATACCACTTAGTGTATTGCCAAGACGGGGGAGAGGCGAGGGCTATTGCAGGATTTAGGTTCTTGGAGTTTTTAGCTTGGGGAAAGGTTCTATATATCGATGACCTAATCACTGACTCTGAAACACGGAGAAGCGGACACGGCGGAAAACTATTGAAGTGGGTAATCGAGCAGGGGAAAAAAGCCAAATGCGACCAAATCCATTTGGATAGCGGTCCACAGCGACACGATGCTCATAGACTATATCTCAACCATGGCTTTAAAATCATTGGCCATCATTTCGCTTTAGAGCCTGTTTAA
- a CDS encoding class I SAM-dependent DNA methyltransferase, producing MNKESAAYKSLCTEYYELDKPVPPADALKCYLNYAKEAEGRILEPMCGTGRFLIPLLEQGYTVAGFDSSSHMLKVCREKCADCKLTAELSEDTFETFSQPGKYNLIFITSGSFGHLIAQEEVDKALAFVVERLNSGGKFVFEIETLKSVREPQGIWKGRWVNRPDGSKIVMHVLSRFDPISRVDEGLFRYELWEANEISKTEVEDYRVRYYEPAEMESLLQR from the coding sequence ATGAATAAAGAGTCGGCCGCATATAAAAGCCTTTGCACTGAATACTATGAGTTGGACAAACCAGTCCCGCCGGCAGATGCTCTTAAATGCTACTTAAATTATGCAAAAGAAGCTGAAGGAAGAATCCTTGAACCTATGTGCGGCACAGGAAGATTTCTTATTCCGCTTTTAGAGCAAGGGTATACTGTTGCAGGCTTTGATTCTTCCTCTCATATGCTTAAGGTTTGCCGTGAAAAATGCGCAGATTGTAAATTAACAGCCGAACTTTCAGAAGATACATTTGAAACTTTCTCGCAGCCAGGGAAGTATAACTTGATTTTCATAACGAGCGGTTCATTCGGCCATCTGATCGCTCAAGAGGAGGTGGACAAGGCTTTGGCATTCGTTGTTGAGCGGTTAAATTCCGGCGGGAAATTTGTATTCGAAATCGAGACTTTAAAGTCTGTTCGCGAACCGCAAGGGATTTGGAAAGGAAGATGGGTGAACAGGCCCGACGGTTCGAAAATTGTTATGCATGTGCTGTCGCGCTTCGATCCTATTTCACGAGTGGACGAAGGTCTTTTCCGCTATGAATTATGGGAAGCGAATGAAATTTCCAAAACAGAAGTCGAAGATTATCGGGTAAGATATTATGAGCCTGCTGAAATGGAAAGCTTATTGCAGCGCTGA
- a CDS encoding MerR family DNA-binding transcriptional regulator → MVYTVAKLAKISGVSIRTLHWYDEIGLLKPAYHGANGYRDTMKKGSCCSCSKFCSLRN, encoded by the coding sequence ATGGTTTACACAGTTGCAAAATTAGCGAAAATTTCAGGGGTCAGCATCCGGACTCTCCACTGGTACGATGAAATAGGGCTGCTGAAGCCCGCCTACCATGGAGCCAATGGATATAGAGATACTATGAAGAAAGGGAGCTGCTGCAGCTGCAGCAAATTCTGTTCTTTAAGGAACTAG